A portion of the Clostridium gelidum genome contains these proteins:
- a CDS encoding ATP-binding protein, with amino-acid sequence MFQYIYGQEASYITESKKKCEELGLDTNKPKMSPNIMSQLELARKKDIYKEILDVVRFFSNKMLKSLEGTPVLITITDENGYLLEILGDETISATMSKFGIKPGIQFREEEMGTNVVSLTLKQNQPIQLIGSNHYYKCFYDSACYGVPFHYSDDDNLLGSICIMTAIILHNPFFLMTLTTVVDAIERELLLRRQARQINKQQELLYKSEKKQRELLEKDLVMKDEFITLITHEFKTPINVIYSAIQLIEQVYINETPQPVINLIGSIKRNAFRQLRLVNNLLDITRLNSKQFKLNLKNVDIVFLTKLITESIRVYPDQKKIKLNFKTNVSSKNTAIDDEKYERIILNLLSNAIKFTPEDGNITVDIKENKKNKTVAIAVSDTGIGIPKDKHKMIFERFGQVENNLSRQAEGSGIGLALVKSLVVIMDGKIEVNSELGIGSTFTITLPIKEDIDCEENKVFLPSDNRLVNAVDVEFSDIYF; translated from the coding sequence ATGTTTCAATATATATATGGGCAAGAAGCAAGTTATATTACAGAATCAAAAAAGAAATGTGAAGAATTAGGACTGGATACTAATAAACCTAAAATGTCACCAAATATTATGTCGCAATTAGAGTTAGCTAGAAAAAAAGATATCTACAAGGAAATTTTGGATGTTGTAAGATTTTTTAGTAATAAAATGCTTAAATCATTGGAGGGTACTCCTGTGCTAATAACTATTACAGATGAAAATGGATATTTACTAGAGATCCTTGGAGATGAAACTATAAGTGCAACAATGTCTAAGTTTGGAATTAAACCGGGTATTCAATTTCGTGAAGAAGAGATGGGTACAAATGTGGTTAGTTTGACCCTTAAGCAAAATCAGCCAATACAACTAATAGGAAGTAATCATTATTATAAGTGTTTTTACGATAGTGCTTGTTATGGAGTACCATTTCATTATTCGGATGATGATAATTTACTTGGAAGTATATGTATTATGACTGCTATTATACTTCATAATCCATTTTTCTTAATGACATTAACTACGGTTGTTGATGCCATAGAACGTGAATTATTACTTAGGAGACAAGCTCGCCAAATTAATAAGCAACAAGAATTGTTATATAAATCAGAAAAAAAACAAAGAGAACTTCTTGAAAAGGATCTTGTTATGAAGGATGAATTTATAACACTTATTACTCATGAATTTAAAACACCAATAAATGTAATTTATTCAGCTATCCAACTGATTGAACAGGTATATATTAATGAAACTCCTCAGCCTGTTATAAACCTCATCGGAAGTATAAAACGAAATGCATTTAGACAATTGAGACTTGTAAATAATTTGTTAGACATTACAAGATTAAATTCAAAGCAGTTTAAATTAAATTTAAAGAATGTGGATATTGTATTTTTAACAAAATTAATTACAGAATCTATAAGGGTATATCCAGACCAGAAGAAAATTAAATTGAATTTTAAAACTAACGTCAGTAGTAAAAATACTGCAATAGATGATGAAAAATATGAACGTATAATTTTGAATCTTTTGTCAAATGCCATAAAGTTTACGCCAGAGGATGGAAACATAACTGTTGATATTAAAGAAAATAAGAAGAATAAAACAGTAGCTATTGCTGTTAGTGATACTGGTATAGGAATTCCAAAGGATAAACATAAGATGATTTTTGAACGATTTGGACAAGTTGAAAATAATCTTTCAAGGCAAGCAGAAGGTAGTGGCATTGGTTTAGCTCTTGTAAAATCTTTAGTAGTTATTATGGATGGTAAGATAGAAGTAAATAGTGAATTAGGAATTGGCAGTACATTTACTATAACATTACCTATTAAAGAAGACATAGATTGTGAAGAAAATAAAGTATTCCTACCCTCTGATAATAGGTTAGTAAATGCTGTTGATGTTGAATTTTCTGATATTTATTTTTAA
- a CDS encoding NAD(P)/FAD-dependent oxidoreductase has translation MQYNKLFTPFKIGSMEIKNRIVFSPIGINVSNIDGTISNCEIDYYEERARGGAGMIIMGAQFISQDIANGSLSGILEHTYVIPQLTTVCEVVQRYGTKIVAQLCCGTGRDAFPNIHGEPPMSASPIPSTFNPKVNCRPMSYDDIQNVMERFAFSAKLVKDAGFDAIEIHGHTGDLIDQFMSPIWNKREDEYGGTDEKRARFPREIIRSIRNAVGLDMPILFRISLDHRFEGGRTVEDSMHLIKLLEEAGIDAIDIDAGSNGAIDYVSPSAYLGDACMEYLCEPARRSVKIPILNSGNHTPETAVRLIESGNTDFAMFGRPLIADPEMPNKLMNGKGEDVRPCIRCNDCLGRVAIRQTKLNCSVNPQVCNEVRFQIKPAKAQKNVVVIGAGPAGLEAARVASIEGHKVTLFEKEKVIGGQLAAVATPAFKSQLRGLIDWYDIQLKKLGVDVQLGREVSADDEILASCDKIIVGTGAVPDYMSIRGIDGSNVINIIEAHKNKKLLKGENIVICGGGLSGCDMALELSTEGGKKVTIVEMADVIAKDAIFVNSASLIPMLAKAGVKTYTNSKVTSIDNQGVYLQRDDGTSELIKADNVVTAFGMRKNNKLAEEIKAKYHIKTRIVGDCEKVGKVGTAVHMGFFAALSLE, from the coding sequence ATGCAATACAATAAGTTATTTACACCATTTAAAATTGGTAGTATGGAAATTAAGAATCGTATAGTCTTTTCACCCATTGGAATTAATGTCTCTAATATTGATGGTACTATTTCAAATTGTGAAATCGATTATTATGAAGAACGTGCAAGAGGCGGAGCTGGAATGATAATTATGGGAGCTCAGTTTATTTCACAGGATATTGCAAATGGATCTCTTTCAGGTATATTAGAACATACATATGTAATACCTCAGCTTACTACTGTATGTGAAGTCGTTCAAAGATATGGAACAAAAATAGTTGCTCAACTATGTTGTGGTACAGGACGTGATGCTTTTCCAAACATACATGGAGAACCACCAATGTCAGCATCACCTATACCATCAACATTTAACCCAAAAGTTAATTGCAGGCCTATGAGCTATGATGATATACAAAATGTTATGGAAAGGTTTGCTTTTTCTGCAAAATTAGTTAAAGATGCAGGTTTTGATGCAATTGAAATACATGGTCATACAGGAGATTTAATAGATCAGTTTATGTCACCAATATGGAATAAACGTGAAGATGAGTATGGTGGAACAGATGAAAAACGTGCCCGCTTTCCTAGAGAAATTATTCGATCAATTCGTAATGCTGTCGGACTTGATATGCCAATATTATTCCGTATTTCTCTTGATCATCGTTTTGAAGGTGGACGTACTGTTGAAGACAGCATGCATCTTATTAAATTACTAGAAGAGGCGGGGATAGATGCAATAGATATAGATGCAGGATCTAATGGCGCAATTGATTATGTTTCTCCATCTGCATATTTAGGTGATGCATGTATGGAATATTTATGCGAACCTGCTCGAAGATCTGTTAAGATTCCAATACTTAACTCGGGAAATCATACACCTGAAACAGCAGTTAGATTAATAGAATCTGGAAATACTGATTTTGCAATGTTTGGTCGTCCTCTTATAGCAGATCCAGAAATGCCTAATAAGCTTATGAATGGTAAGGGTGAAGATGTTCGTCCTTGTATTCGTTGTAATGATTGTTTAGGACGTGTAGCAATTAGACAGACTAAGTTAAACTGTTCAGTAAATCCACAAGTTTGCAATGAAGTTCGTTTTCAAATTAAACCTGCTAAAGCTCAAAAAAATGTTGTAGTGATAGGAGCAGGACCAGCCGGTTTAGAAGCCGCGCGCGTTGCTTCAATTGAAGGACATAAAGTTACTTTGTTTGAGAAAGAGAAAGTAATTGGTGGACAGCTAGCAGCTGTTGCAACTCCTGCTTTTAAGAGTCAGCTTCGTGGATTAATAGATTGGTATGATATCCAACTTAAAAAGTTAGGTGTTGACGTGCAACTTGGACGGGAAGTTTCAGCTGATGATGAAATATTAGCAAGCTGTGACAAAATCATTGTAGGTACAGGTGCAGTTCCAGATTATATGTCTATTCGTGGTATTGATGGATCCAATGTTATTAATATAATTGAGGCACATAAGAATAAGAAACTATTAAAAGGTGAAAATATTGTGATATGTGGTGGTGGCTTGTCAGGTTGTGATATGGCTTTAGAACTTTCTACAGAAGGAGGTAAAAAAGTTACAATTGTAGAAATGGCAGATGTGATTGCAAAGGATGCTATATTTGTTAATTCAGCATCATTGATACCTATGCTTGCTAAAGCAGGAGTAAAAACTTATACAAATAGTAAAGTTACATCAATTGATAATCAAGGTGTTTATCTGCAAAGAGATGATGGTACATCTGAACTTATAAAAGCTGACAATGTAGTTACTGCTTTTGGTATGAGAAAAAACAATAAGCTGGCAGAAGAAATAAAAGCAAAATATCATATAAAAACTAGAATAGTAGGAGATTGCGAAAAAGTTGGAAAAGTCGGTACAGCTGTACATATGGGATTTTTTGCGGCACTTAGCTTGGAATGA